The following are from one region of the Fusarium verticillioides 7600 chromosome 1, whole genome shotgun sequence genome:
- a CDS encoding DNA-directed RNA polymerase II subunit RPB1, with the protein MQPNVRQAALQLKAAFDEVTVDEDGQKSKKKETTPITPEMAHSILRRITEDDLVNMGLNSDYARPEWMVLTVLPVPPPPVRPSISMDGTGTGMRNEDDLTYKLGDIIRANGNVKQAIREGSPQHIARDFEELLQYHVATYMDNDIAGQPRALQKSGRPVKAIRARLKGKEGRLRGNLMGKRVDFSARTVITGDANLSLHEVGVPRSIARTLTYPETVTPYNIGKLHQLVENGPNEHPGAKYVIRADGQRIDLRHHRRAGAISLEYGWKVERHLMTGDYIIFNRQPSLHKESMMGHRVRVMPYSTFRLNLSVTSPYNADFDGDEMNLHVPQSEETRAEVKELCLVPLNIVSPQKNGPLMGIVQDSLAGAYKLCRRDVFLTKEQIMNCMLWVPNWDGVIPQPAIYKPRPRWTGKQLISMVIPKEVSLFNGTDSGENAPLKDEGLLIQAGQLMYGLLTKKNIGAAAGGIVHISYNELGPEGAMAFLNGVQQVVTYWLLNNGHSIGIGDTIPDAATIAKVQVHIDEEKAEVARLTAMATANELEALPGMNVRATFENKVSMALNQARDKAGTTTQKSLKDSNNAVTMASSGSKGSSINISQMTALVGQQIVEGKRIPFGFKYRTLPHFTKDDYSPEARGFVENSYLRGLTPSEFFFHAMAGREGLIDTAVKTAETGYIQRRLVKALEDLSARYDGTVRNSLGDIVQFLYGEDGLDAMIIEKQKLGILNMSNSAFEKKYRLDLANPPDWFKHDYEFGNELTGDKESMEYLDQEWEKLLADRRQVRQINKAKGNEEMMQLPLNITRIIESAKRVFNVKANDRSNLRPSEVIPAVQNLLDSMKIVRGTDEISIEADANASILFKALLRSRLAFKEVVKEHRLNKLAFDHILGELQNRWDRAFVNPGEMVGVLAAQSIGEPATQMTLNTFHFAGVSSKNVTLGVPRLKEILNLAKNIKTPSMAVYLNTPLARQEQAKKLRSMVEYTNLRSVTSVTEIYYDPNITETNIPEDVDMVESYYMIPDESVDPTANQSRWLLRITLDRQKLLDKEIKIDDVAQRIKEEYPTDLAVIFSDNNADEQVIRIRTLQTGDKDEEGEGGMEEDVMLKRLEAHLLDTLTLRGVPGIERAFLTKGTRLTEGPDGALLAIKDDPRCTQWYLDTSGTALREVLAVDGVDATRTYTNDLYQIVEVFGIEAARAALAKELTNVLAFDGSYVNHRHIALLVDVMTYRGSISAVTRHGINRADTGALMRCSFEETVEILLEAAATGELDDCRGISENVMLGQMAPMGTGNFDVLLDPKMLETVISDNSRMGLMAGMPTKGGDVEGAATPYDTGSPMADSGYLSLNSPAAGNFSPIQGAGSESPGGFTTVGDHGFGGASPYNRGAASPFSSTSPTSPFSYSPSSPNMGYSPTSPLIDGGGMSRYGPTSPSFSPSSPSFSPTSPMLRPTSPASPNYSPTSPSYSPTSPSSPRHYSPTSPAQFNSPTSPSYSPASPNYSPTSPNIHGAGPTSPSYSPASPSWSPTSPEAYSPTSPSFQRSPGAQQSPTSPSYSPTSPAFSPRTPGPGTSGNQYSPNSPSNER; encoded by the exons ATGCAGCCCAACGTTCGACAAGCAGCCCTACAGCTCAAAGCCGCCTTCGATGAAGTTACAgtcgatgaagatggacagaagtcgaagaagaaggagacaaCACCTATCACCCCCGAGATGGCGCACAGCATTCTGAGGAGGATTACGgaggatgatcttgtcaacatgGGCCTCAACTCCGACTACGCTCGTCCCGAGTGGATGGTTCTTACTGTTCTTCCTGTGCCACCACCCCCAGTCCGTCCCAGTATCTCTATGGATGGCACGGGAACTGGTATGCGCAACGAAGATGATTTGACATACAAGCTGGGTGATATCATTCGTGCCAACGGAAATGTCAAGCAAGCCATTCGTGAAGGATCCCCGCAACACATTGCCCGAGACTTCGAGGAGCTCTTGCAATATCATGTTGCGACCTACATGGACAACGATATTGCTGGCCAACCTCGGGCTCTTCAGAAGAGTGGCCGACCTGTGAAGGCTATTCGTGCACGCCTAAAGGGTAAGGAGGGTCGTCTTCGAGGTAACTTGATGGGTAAGCGTGTCGACTTTTCGGCACGTACTGTCATTACTGGTGATGCCAACCTTTCTCTACACGAGGTTGGTGTCCCTCGCAGTATTGCCAGGACCCTCACCTATCCCGAAACTGTGACACCCTACAACATCGGAAAGCTGCATCAGCTTGTCGAGAACGGACCCAACGAACATCCTGGTGCCAAGTATGTCATCCGAGCTGATGGTCAGCGAATCGATTTACGCCATCACCGCCGTGCTGGTGCGATTTCTCTTGAGTACGGATGGAAGGTTGAGCGTCATTTGATGACTGGTGACtacatcatcttcaatcgTCAGCCCTCTCTGCATAAAGAATCTATGATGGGTCATCGTGTTCGTGTCATGCCGTACTCAACCTTCCGCCTCAACCTCTCTGTTACTTCTCCTTACAACGCCGAtttcgatggtgatgagatgaaccTTCACGTCCCCCAGAGCGAGGAAACACGCGCtgaggtcaaagagcttTGTCTAGTTCCCTTGAACATTGTTTCTCCTCAGAAGAACGGTCCTTTGATGGGTATCGTCCAGGACTCTCTGGCTGGTGCCTACAAGCTTTGCCGTCGAGATGTTTTCCTCACAAAGGAGCAAATCATGAACTGTATGCTCTGGGTGCCTAACTGGGACGGTGTCATTCCTCAGCCTGCTATCTATAAGCCTCGTCCTCGGTGGACTGGTAAGCAGCTCATCAGCATGGTTATCCCTAAGGAGGTTAGCCTGTTCAACGGTACGGATTCTGGTGAAAACGCCCCTCTTAAGGATGAGGGTCTTCTGATCCAAGCCGGCCAACTGATGTATGGTCTTTTGACTAAGAAGAACATTGGTGCTGCCGCGGGCGGCATTGTGCATATCAGCTACAACGAACTTGGCCCTGAAGGTGCGATGGCTTTCTTGAACGGTGTCCAGCAGGTTGTCACCTactggcttctcaacaatgGTCATAGCATTGGTATTGGTGATACAATTCCCGATGCGGCAACCATTGCTAAAGTTCAGGTACATATTGAtgaggaaaaggctgaagTTGCTCGCTTGACAGCAATGGCCACAGCgaatgagcttgaggccCTACCTGGTATGAACGTTCGTGCGACCTTCGAAAACAAGGTCTCCATGGCTCTGAACCAGGCCCGTGATAAAGCTGGTACCACAACACAGAAGAGTTTGAAGGATTCAAACAACGCTGTCACCATGGCTTCCTCAGGTTCCAAGGGTTCATCTATCAATATTTCTCAGATGACTGCGCTTGTCGGTCAGCAAATCGTCGAAGGCAAGCGTATTCCGTTTGGTTTCAAGTATCGCACATTACCTCACTTCACCAAGGACGATTACTCACCTGAGGCCCGTGGCTTTGTCGAGAACTCTTACCTCCGTGGCCTCACTCCCAGCGAGTTCTTCTTCCACGCCATGGCTGGTCGAGAAGGTCTCATTGATACTGCGGTCAAGACTGCCGAAACAGGTTATATTCAGCGACGATTGGTCAaggctctggaagatctTTCTGCCCGTTACGATGGAACTGTCCGAAACTCTCTGGGAGACATTGTTCAGTTCCTGTATGGTGAAGACGGTCTCGATGCTATGATTATTGAGAAACAGAAGTTGGGTATCCTCAATATGTCAAACTCGGCATTTGAGAAGAAATATCGTCTGGATCTTGCCAACCCCCCGGACTGGTTCAAGCATGACTACGAATTTGGTAACGAATTGACTGGCGACAAGGAATCTATGGAGTATCTCGATCAAGAATGGGAAAAGCTGTTAGCTGATCGCCGACAAGTGCGACAGATtaacaaggccaagggaaATGAGGAAATGATGCAACTGCCACTGAACATCACTCGTATCATCGAGTCCGCTAAGCGAGTTTtcaatgtcaaggccaatgaCAGAAGCAACTTGCGGCCGTCTGAAGTCATTCCAGCCGTGCAAAACTTGCTGGATAGCATGAAGATTGTTCGTGGTACTGATGAAATCTCGATTGAAGCTGACGCAAATGCATCCATTCTCTTCAAGGCCCTGCTCCGCTCTCGCCTTGCCTTCAAGGAGGTGGTCAAGGAGCATCGGCTGAACAAATTGGCTTTCGACCATATTTTGGGTGAACTCCAGAACAGATGGGATCGTGCATTTGTCAACCCTGGTGAAATGGTTGGTGTTCTGGCTGCGCAGTCTATTGGTGAGCCTGCTACTCAGATGACACTGAACACCTTCCATTTCGCTGGTGTGTCGTCCAAGAACGTTACTCTTGGTGTGCCACGTCTCAAGGAAATTCTTAACTTGGCCAAAAACATCAAGACTCCCAGTATGGCTGTGTACCTCAACACACCGCTCGCAAGACAAgagcaagccaagaagcttcgAAGTATGGTAGAATACACCAACCTTCGCTCTGTCACCTCGGTGACTGAGATTTACTATGATCCAAACATCACGGAAACAAACATCCCTGAAGATGTGGACATGGTTGAGTCTTACTATATGATCCCGGATGAGAGCGTGGACCCCACCGCCAACCAATCGCGATGGCTTCTACGTATTACTCTGGACCGACAGAAGCTTCTGGATAAGGAGATTAAGATCGATGACGTTGCTCAGCGCATCAAGGAAGAATACCCTACTGATCTGGCAGTCATTTTCAGTGACAACAACGCCGATGAGCAGGTTATCCGTATTCGAACCCTTCAAACCGGtgacaaggatgaagagggtgaaggtggcatggaggaggatgtcatGCTCAAGCGCCTGGAGGCCCATCTCTTGGATACTCTCACTCTTCGTGGCGTTCCTGGCATTGAACGTGCTTTCCTCACCAAGGGCACCCGACTCACTGAAGGACCTGATGGAGCTTTGCTTGCTATCAAGGATGACCCCCGCTGTACACAGTGGTATCTGGATACCAGTGGTACTGCCCTTCGCGAGGTTTTGGCCGTGGACGGTGTCGACGCGACCCGAACATATACAAACGATCTTTATCAAATCGTCGAGGTCTTTGGTATTGAAGCTGCTCGTGCCGCGTTGGCGAAGGAGTTGACCAACGTGTTGGCCTTTGACGGTTCTTATGTCAACCATCGTCACATTGccctccttgttgatgtgatgaCATACAGAGGTTCCATTTCAGCGGTCACTCGACATGGTATCAACCGAGCCGACACCGGTGCTCTAATGCGTTGTTCTTTCGAGGAGACAGTCGAGATTCTCCTCGAAGCTGCCGCCACAGGTGAATTGGATGATTGCCGTGGTATCTCGGAGAACGTCATGCTAGGTCAGATGGCGCCCATGGGTACCGGTAACTTTGATGTCTTGCTGGATCCTAAGATGCTTGAGACTGTTATTTCTGACAACTCTCGCATGGGCTTGATGGCAGGTATGCCCACCAAGggtggagatgttgaaggagctgcTACTCCCTACGACACTGGCTCCCCCATGGCTGATTCGGGCtacctcagcctcaactctcCTGCTGCAGGAAACTTCTCCCCTATTCAGGGTGCTGGATCGGAATCACCTGGTGGCTTCACCACTGTTGGTGATCATGGATTCGGTGGCGCTAGCCCGTACAACCGCGGAGCGGCCAGCCCCTTCAGCAGTACATCCCCAACATCGCCATTCAGTTACTCGCCGTCATCACCTAATATGGGATACTCTCCCACATCACCTCTTATCGATGGTGGTGGCATGAGCCGCTATGGACcaacatctccttctttcagcccatcatcaccatcgttCTCTCCTACCTCGCCGATGTTGCGTCCGACAAGCCCTGCAAGCCCCAACTACAGCCCGACGTCACCCAGCTACTCGCCCACGTCACCTTCGTCTCCTAGACACTACTCGCCGACATCGCCAGCACAGTTCAATTCTCCGACGTCTCCTAGTTATTCACCGGCGAGCCCCAACTACAGCCCGACATCGCCCAACATTCATGGGGCTGGACCAACCTCACCCTCTTATTCCCCGGCGTCACCTTCATGGTCTCCAACGTCTCCTGAGGCTTATTCcccaacaagcccaagcttccAGAGGAGCCCTGGCGCACAGCAGTCGCCGACCAGCCCCAGTTACTCCCCGACGTCGCCTGCTTTCTCTCCTCGCACGCCGGGTCCGGGAACGTCTGGGAATCAATA CTCTCCCAACTCGCCGTCGAATGAGCGGTAA
- a CDS encoding DNA-directed RNA polymerase II subunit RPB1, which produces MANLYFTHSSAPLKTVEEIQFGLMSPEEIKNMSVCHITYPETMEENKTKPRDGGLNDPLLGSIDRQFRCKTCTQAMGECPGHFGHIELAKPVYHPGFIKKVKKILEIVCHNCSKVLADDRDPEFVNAINTRDPKVRFNRVWEVCKKKRRCENDEAKQKDDEFGTKTGPPRGHGGCGNMQPNVRQAALQLKAAFDEVTVDEDGQKSKKKETTPITPEMAHSILRRITEDDLVNMGLNSDYARPEWMVLTVLPVPPPPVRPSISMDGTGTGMRNEDDLTYKLGDIIRANGNVKQAIREGSPQHIARDFEELLQYHVATYMDNDIAGQPRALQKSGRPVKAIRARLKGKEGRLRGNLMGKRVDFSARTVITGDANLSLHEVGVPRSIARTLTYPETVTPYNIGKLHQLVENGPNEHPGAKYVIRADGQRIDLRHHRRAGAISLEYGWKVERHLMTGDYIIFNRQPSLHKESMMGHRVRVMPYSTFRLNLSVTSPYNADFDGDEMNLHVPQSEETRAEVKELCLVPLNIVSPQKNGPLMGIVQDSLAGAYKLCRRDVFLTKEQIMNCMLWVPNWDGVIPQPAIYKPRPRWTGKQLISMVIPKEVSLFNGTDSGENAPLKDEGLLIQAGQLMYGLLTKKNIGAAAGGIVHISYNELGPEGAMAFLNGVQQVVTYWLLNNGHSIGIGDTIPDAATIAKVQVHIDEEKAEVARLTAMATANELEALPGMNVRATFENKVSMALNQARDKAGTTTQKSLKDSNNAVTMASSGSKGSSINISQMTALVGQQIVEGKRIPFGFKYRTLPHFTKDDYSPEARGFVENSYLRGLTPSEFFFHAMAGREGLIDTAVKTAETGYIQRRLVKALEDLSARYDGTVRNSLGDIVQFLYGEDGLDAMIIEKQKLGILNMSNSAFEKKYRLDLANPPDWFKHDYEFGNELTGDKESMEYLDQEWEKLLADRRQVRQINKAKGNEEMMQLPLNITRIIESAKRVFNVKANDRSNLRPSEVIPAVQNLLDSMKIVRGTDEISIEADANASILFKALLRSRLAFKEVVKEHRLNKLAFDHILGELQNRWDRAFVNPGEMVGVLAAQSIGEPATQMTLNTFHFAGVSSKNVTLGVPRLKEILNLAKNIKTPSMAVYLNTPLARQEQAKKLRSMVEYTNLRSVTSVTEIYYDPNITETNIPEDVDMVESYYMIPDESVDPTANQSRWLLRITLDRQKLLDKEIKIDDVAQRIKEEYPTDLAVIFSDNNADEQVIRIRTLQTGDKDEEGEGGMEEDVMLKRLEAHLLDTLTLRGVPGIERAFLTKGTRLTEGPDGALLAIKDDPRCTQWYLDTSGTALREVLAVDGVDATRTYTNDLYQIVEVFGIEAARAALAKELTNVLAFDGSYVNHRHIALLVDVMTYRGSISAVTRHGINRADTGALMRCSFEETVEILLEAAATGELDDCRGISENVMLGQMAPMGTGNFDVLLDPKMLETVISDNSRMGLMAGMPTKGGDVEGAATPYDTGSPMADSGYLSLNSPAAGNFSPIQGAGSESPGGFTTVGDHGFGGASPYNRGAASPFSSTSPTSPFSYSPSSPNMGYSPTSPLIDGGGMSRYGPTSPSFSPSSPSFSPTSPMLRPTSPASPNYSPTSPSYSPTSPSSPRHYSPTSPAQFNSPTSPSYSPASPNYSPTSPNIHGAGPTSPSYSPASPSWSPTSPEAYSPTSPSFQRSPGAQQSPTSPSYSPTSPAFSPRTPGPGTSGNQYSPNSPSNER; this is translated from the exons ATGGCCAACCTTTACTTCACCCACTCGAGCGCTCCGCTCAAGACCGTGGAAGAGATTCAGTTCGGTTTGATGTCTCccgaggagatcaagaacatgagTGTCTGCCACATTACTTATCCCGAAACGATGGAGGAGAACAAAACCAAGCCTCGTGACGGTGGCCTCAACGACCCGCTCCTCGGATCGATCGATCGACAATTCCGTTGCAAAACCTGCACCCAAGCAATGGGCGAGTGCCCTGGCCATTTCGGCCACATCGAACTGGCCAAACCTGTCTACCATCCTGGATTTATCAAGAAAGTCAAAAAGATTTTGGAGATAGTCTGCCACAACTGTAGCAAAGTGCTagccgatgat AGAGATCCTGAGTTCGTTAACGCCATTAACACTCGAGATCCTAAAGTCCGTTTCAACCGCGTGTGGGAAGTttgcaagaagaagcggaGATGTGAGAACGACGAGGCGAAGCAAAAGGACGACGAGTTCGGCACGAAGACTGGTCCTCCGAGAGGTCACGGTGGCTGCGGTAACATGCAGCCCAACGTTCGACAAGCAGCCCTACAGCTCAAAGCCGCCTTCGATGAAGTTACAgtcgatgaagatggacagaagtcgaagaagaaggagacaaCACCTATCACCCCCGAGATGGCGCACAGCATTCTGAGGAGGATTACGgaggatgatcttgtcaacatgGGCCTCAACTCCGACTACGCTCGTCCCGAGTGGATGGTTCTTACTGTTCTTCCTGTGCCACCACCCCCAGTCCGTCCCAGTATCTCTATGGATGGCACGGGAACTGGTATGCGCAACGAAGATGATTTGACATACAAGCTGGGTGATATCATTCGTGCCAACGGAAATGTCAAGCAAGCCATTCGTGAAGGATCCCCGCAACACATTGCCCGAGACTTCGAGGAGCTCTTGCAATATCATGTTGCGACCTACATGGACAACGATATTGCTGGCCAACCTCGGGCTCTTCAGAAGAGTGGCCGACCTGTGAAGGCTATTCGTGCACGCCTAAAGGGTAAGGAGGGTCGTCTTCGAGGTAACTTGATGGGTAAGCGTGTCGACTTTTCGGCACGTACTGTCATTACTGGTGATGCCAACCTTTCTCTACACGAGGTTGGTGTCCCTCGCAGTATTGCCAGGACCCTCACCTATCCCGAAACTGTGACACCCTACAACATCGGAAAGCTGCATCAGCTTGTCGAGAACGGACCCAACGAACATCCTGGTGCCAAGTATGTCATCCGAGCTGATGGTCAGCGAATCGATTTACGCCATCACCGCCGTGCTGGTGCGATTTCTCTTGAGTACGGATGGAAGGTTGAGCGTCATTTGATGACTGGTGACtacatcatcttcaatcgTCAGCCCTCTCTGCATAAAGAATCTATGATGGGTCATCGTGTTCGTGTCATGCCGTACTCAACCTTCCGCCTCAACCTCTCTGTTACTTCTCCTTACAACGCCGAtttcgatggtgatgagatgaaccTTCACGTCCCCCAGAGCGAGGAAACACGCGCtgaggtcaaagagcttTGTCTAGTTCCCTTGAACATTGTTTCTCCTCAGAAGAACGGTCCTTTGATGGGTATCGTCCAGGACTCTCTGGCTGGTGCCTACAAGCTTTGCCGTCGAGATGTTTTCCTCACAAAGGAGCAAATCATGAACTGTATGCTCTGGGTGCCTAACTGGGACGGTGTCATTCCTCAGCCTGCTATCTATAAGCCTCGTCCTCGGTGGACTGGTAAGCAGCTCATCAGCATGGTTATCCCTAAGGAGGTTAGCCTGTTCAACGGTACGGATTCTGGTGAAAACGCCCCTCTTAAGGATGAGGGTCTTCTGATCCAAGCCGGCCAACTGATGTATGGTCTTTTGACTAAGAAGAACATTGGTGCTGCCGCGGGCGGCATTGTGCATATCAGCTACAACGAACTTGGCCCTGAAGGTGCGATGGCTTTCTTGAACGGTGTCCAGCAGGTTGTCACCTactggcttctcaacaatgGTCATAGCATTGGTATTGGTGATACAATTCCCGATGCGGCAACCATTGCTAAAGTTCAGGTACATATTGAtgaggaaaaggctgaagTTGCTCGCTTGACAGCAATGGCCACAGCgaatgagcttgaggccCTACCTGGTATGAACGTTCGTGCGACCTTCGAAAACAAGGTCTCCATGGCTCTGAACCAGGCCCGTGATAAAGCTGGTACCACAACACAGAAGAGTTTGAAGGATTCAAACAACGCTGTCACCATGGCTTCCTCAGGTTCCAAGGGTTCATCTATCAATATTTCTCAGATGACTGCGCTTGTCGGTCAGCAAATCGTCGAAGGCAAGCGTATTCCGTTTGGTTTCAAGTATCGCACATTACCTCACTTCACCAAGGACGATTACTCACCTGAGGCCCGTGGCTTTGTCGAGAACTCTTACCTCCGTGGCCTCACTCCCAGCGAGTTCTTCTTCCACGCCATGGCTGGTCGAGAAGGTCTCATTGATACTGCGGTCAAGACTGCCGAAACAGGTTATATTCAGCGACGATTGGTCAaggctctggaagatctTTCTGCCCGTTACGATGGAACTGTCCGAAACTCTCTGGGAGACATTGTTCAGTTCCTGTATGGTGAAGACGGTCTCGATGCTATGATTATTGAGAAACAGAAGTTGGGTATCCTCAATATGTCAAACTCGGCATTTGAGAAGAAATATCGTCTGGATCTTGCCAACCCCCCGGACTGGTTCAAGCATGACTACGAATTTGGTAACGAATTGACTGGCGACAAGGAATCTATGGAGTATCTCGATCAAGAATGGGAAAAGCTGTTAGCTGATCGCCGACAAGTGCGACAGATtaacaaggccaagggaaATGAGGAAATGATGCAACTGCCACTGAACATCACTCGTATCATCGAGTCCGCTAAGCGAGTTTtcaatgtcaaggccaatgaCAGAAGCAACTTGCGGCCGTCTGAAGTCATTCCAGCCGTGCAAAACTTGCTGGATAGCATGAAGATTGTTCGTGGTACTGATGAAATCTCGATTGAAGCTGACGCAAATGCATCCATTCTCTTCAAGGCCCTGCTCCGCTCTCGCCTTGCCTTCAAGGAGGTGGTCAAGGAGCATCGGCTGAACAAATTGGCTTTCGACCATATTTTGGGTGAACTCCAGAACAGATGGGATCGTGCATTTGTCAACCCTGGTGAAATGGTTGGTGTTCTGGCTGCGCAGTCTATTGGTGAGCCTGCTACTCAGATGACACTGAACACCTTCCATTTCGCTGGTGTGTCGTCCAAGAACGTTACTCTTGGTGTGCCACGTCTCAAGGAAATTCTTAACTTGGCCAAAAACATCAAGACTCCCAGTATGGCTGTGTACCTCAACACACCGCTCGCAAGACAAgagcaagccaagaagcttcgAAGTATGGTAGAATACACCAACCTTCGCTCTGTCACCTCGGTGACTGAGATTTACTATGATCCAAACATCACGGAAACAAACATCCCTGAAGATGTGGACATGGTTGAGTCTTACTATATGATCCCGGATGAGAGCGTGGACCCCACCGCCAACCAATCGCGATGGCTTCTACGTATTACTCTGGACCGACAGAAGCTTCTGGATAAGGAGATTAAGATCGATGACGTTGCTCAGCGCATCAAGGAAGAATACCCTACTGATCTGGCAGTCATTTTCAGTGACAACAACGCCGATGAGCAGGTTATCCGTATTCGAACCCTTCAAACCGGtgacaaggatgaagagggtgaaggtggcatggaggaggatgtcatGCTCAAGCGCCTGGAGGCCCATCTCTTGGATACTCTCACTCTTCGTGGCGTTCCTGGCATTGAACGTGCTTTCCTCACCAAGGGCACCCGACTCACTGAAGGACCTGATGGAGCTTTGCTTGCTATCAAGGATGACCCCCGCTGTACACAGTGGTATCTGGATACCAGTGGTACTGCCCTTCGCGAGGTTTTGGCCGTGGACGGTGTCGACGCGACCCGAACATATACAAACGATCTTTATCAAATCGTCGAGGTCTTTGGTATTGAAGCTGCTCGTGCCGCGTTGGCGAAGGAGTTGACCAACGTGTTGGCCTTTGACGGTTCTTATGTCAACCATCGTCACATTGccctccttgttgatgtgatgaCATACAGAGGTTCCATTTCAGCGGTCACTCGACATGGTATCAACCGAGCCGACACCGGTGCTCTAATGCGTTGTTCTTTCGAGGAGACAGTCGAGATTCTCCTCGAAGCTGCCGCCACAGGTGAATTGGATGATTGCCGTGGTATCTCGGAGAACGTCATGCTAGGTCAGATGGCGCCCATGGGTACCGGTAACTTTGATGTCTTGCTGGATCCTAAGATGCTTGAGACTGTTATTTCTGACAACTCTCGCATGGGCTTGATGGCAGGTATGCCCACCAAGggtggagatgttgaaggagctgcTACTCCCTACGACACTGGCTCCCCCATGGCTGATTCGGGCtacctcagcctcaactctcCTGCTGCAGGAAACTTCTCCCCTATTCAGGGTGCTGGATCGGAATCACCTGGTGGCTTCACCACTGTTGGTGATCATGGATTCGGTGGCGCTAGCCCGTACAACCGCGGAGCGGCCAGCCCCTTCAGCAGTACATCCCCAACATCGCCATTCAGTTACTCGCCGTCATCACCTAATATGGGATACTCTCCCACATCACCTCTTATCGATGGTGGTGGCATGAGCCGCTATGGACcaacatctccttctttcagcccatcatcaccatcgttCTCTCCTACCTCGCCGATGTTGCGTCCGACAAGCCCTGCAAGCCCCAACTACAGCCCGACGTCACCCAGCTACTCGCCCACGTCACCTTCGTCTCCTAGACACTACTCGCCGACATCGCCAGCACAGTTCAATTCTCCGACGTCTCCTAGTTATTCACCGGCGAGCCCCAACTACAGCCCGACATCGCCCAACATTCATGGGGCTGGACCAACCTCACCCTCTTATTCCCCGGCGTCACCTTCATGGTCTCCAACGTCTCCTGAGGCTTATTCcccaacaagcccaagcttccAGAGGAGCCCTGGCGCACAGCAGTCGCCGACCAGCCCCAGTTACTCCCCGACGTCGCCTGCTTTCTCTCCTCGCACGCCGGGTCCGGGAACGTCTGGGAATCAATA CTCTCCCAACTCGCCGTCGAATGAGCGGTAA